One region of Triticum aestivum cultivar Chinese Spring chromosome 6B, IWGSC CS RefSeq v2.1, whole genome shotgun sequence genomic DNA includes:
- the LOC123137321 gene encoding BTB/POZ domain-containing protein At1g67900: MKFMKLGTRPDTFYSSDSQRSVYTEVATDLQILVGKCLYHLHKFPLLSKCLLLQALCAESGCGGDGDVIELAGFPGGAEAFEVCAKFCYGITITVSARNLVPLRCAAAHLGMSEAADRGNLVAKLDSFLASCLLRRWKDALAVLHSTRHNVPLCEELGLTSRCVDAVADLIANPAVALVPAKSTSASPWWAHDVAELGVDMFWRIMVAVKSTGAVNEKTIGDALKTYARRWLPNVAKDGLAAEQPFDDAVGASVKQITTRHRLLLEKIVSLLPVDKDAVSCAFLLKLLKAANILSASPASKAELVRRVAWQLEEASVSDLLIPSVSCMSDMLYDVDAVAAILHEFALRHAAATAPARSPDDNSPARSDGHRRSRSDESVGFDGARRSSSAAPVSQYALARVGRLVDAFLMEVAKDPHLPVEKLLAIAEAVPDSARPEHDGLYKVVDSYLKAHPEMSKSARKRLCRVINCRRLSEKACSHAAQNELLPLRVVVQVLFFEHARAAALSGAPVAGELPSNIKALLSKSGSEEDDADRVDEQRLRALASGASPGDDWSVEGLRRAASKIATLRMKMEEDDEDDEEFVRKAGLSRSASLRFRAFCAMPAGNPKRMLSKLWPLGRSVSADRH; encoded by the exons ATGAAGTTTATGAAACTTGGCACCAGGCCCGACACCTTCTACTCCTCCGACTCCCAGAG GTCCGTGTACACGGAGGTGGCCACTGACCTGCAGATCCTGGTCGGCAAATGCCTCTACCATCTCCACAAG TTTCCTCTGCTCTCCAAATGCCTGCTTCTGCAAGCGCTCTGTGCCGAGTccggctgcggcggcgacggcgacgtcaTCGAGCTCGCCGGCTTCCCGGGCGGCGCCGAGGCGTTCGAGGTCTGCGCCAAGTTCTGCTACGGCATCACAATCACCGTCAGCGCACGCAACCTCGTCCCGCTCCGCTGCGCGGCCGCTCACCTCGGCATGTCCGAGGCCGCCGATCGCGGCAACCTCGTGGCCAAGCTCGACTCCTTCCTCGCCTCTTGCCTCCTCCGCCGCTGGAAGGATGCACTCGCCGTGCTCCACTCCACGCGCCACAACGTGCCGCTATGCGAGGAGCTCGGCCTCACCTCCCGCTGCGTGGACGCCGTCGCCGACCTCATCGCCAACCCTGCCGTCGCCCTTGTCCCCGCCAAATCCACGTCCGCGTCCCCCTGGTGGGCGCACGACGTCGCGGAGCTCGGCGTTGATATGTTCTGGCGTATCATGGTGGCCGTAAAATCGACCGGCGCCGTCAATGAGAAGACCATCGGCGACGCGCTCAAGACGTACGCGCGCCGGTGGCTGCCCAACGTTGCCAAGGACGGGCTCGCCGCGGAGCAACCGTTCGACGACGCCGTCGGCGCCAGCGTGAAGCAGATCACCACGAGGCACCGCCTCCTCCTGGAGAAGATCGTGAGCCTTCTCCCGGTGGACAAGGACGCCGTCTCCTGCGCCTTCCTCCTCAAGCTCCTCAAGGCGGCCAACATCCTGAGCGCGTCCCCCGCGTCCAAGGCAGAGCTGGTGAGGAGGGTGGCATGGCAGCTCGAGGAGGCCAGCGTTAGCGACCTGCTCATCCCGTCAGTGTCCTGCATGAGTGACATGCTGTACGACGTGGACGCCGTGGCGGCCATTCTCCACGAGTTCGCGCTGCGGCACGCGGCGGCCACCGCGCCGGCGAGGAGCCCCGACGACAACAGCCCGGCACGGTCGGACGGGCACCGGCGGTCGAGGTCCGACGAGAGCGTGGGGTTCGACGGCGCGCGGCGGTCGTCGTCGGCCGCGCCGGTGTCGCAGTACGCGTTGGCGAGGGTGGGCAGGCTAGTGGACGCGTTCCTGATGGAGGTGGCCAAGGATCCCCACCTGCCCGTGGAGAAGCTGCTCGCGATTGCCGAGGCCGTGCCTGACAGCGCTCGCCCGGAGCACGATGGGCTCTACAAAGTCGTCGACTCGTACCTCAAG GCGCATCCGGAGATGAGCAAGAGCGCAAGAAAGCGGCTGTGCCGGGTGATCAACTGCCGGAGGCTGTCGGAGAAGGCGTGCTCGCACGCGGCGCAGAACGAGCTCCTCCCGCTCCGCGTCGTGGTGCAGGTGCTCTTCTTCGAGCacgctcgggcggcggcgctgtCGGGCGCGCCCGTCGCCGGCGAGCTGCCGAGCAACATCAAGGCGCTGCTGTCCAAGTCCGGGTCGGAGGAGGACGACGCCGACCGGGTGGACGAGCAGCGGCTCCGCGCCCTGGCGTCGGGCGCATCCCCGGGAGACGACTGGAGCGTGGAGGGGCTCCGGCGCGCGGCGTCCAAGATCGCCACGCTGCGCATGAAGATGGAGGAGGACGATGAGGACGACGAGGAGTTCGTGCGCAAGGCCGGGCTGTCGCGCAGCGCGTCGCTGCGGTTCAGGGCCTTCTGTGCTATGCCGGCGGGGAACCCGAAGCGGATGCTCAGCAAGCTCTGGCCGCTGGGAAGAAGCGTCTCCGCCGACCGGCATTAG